Sequence from the Leptospira johnsonii genome:
GAAAATATGAGAAAGAATCTACCGGTTACGGGTCGAGAAATTCAGTTCGCTGAATCGGCGGTAATTATTTCGAGAACCGATCCAAAAGGAAAGATCACTTACGTTTCAAAGGACTTTGCGGATGTAAGTGGTTTTTCGGAAGAGGAGATGCTGGGCCAACCTCATAATATTGTCCGTCATCCGGATATTCCACCCTCCGTTTACGAGAATCTTTGGGACACTGTCCAATCTGGCCAACCTTGGAATGCGATCGTTAAGAATCGCGCGAAGAATGGAGACCACTATTGGGTAGATGCCACTGTTACTCCCGTTCTTGAAAACGGAGTGATCACCGGCTATATGTCTGTTCGTAAGAAGACATCCAGGCAACAAATTGAAAATGCGGAGAAACTTTTTGCGAGATTGAACGGAGAATCGCAACTTCTTAGATCATTCTTTTCTTTTATAAATTCGCTCCGAGCGAAATTCGGATATCTAGGTCTTGTGGCTTTCACATTCGCATGTATATTCGTTCCTTCTTCTTACTTAGGTTTGAAATTATTTTTAACGGATCCAGTCGCTTCTACCTTAACCTTTCTTGCAGTGGTTATAGGATTTTCTCTTTGTTTAAGAGCTATTTATAATCTAAAAAAGAAAATGTCTGAAACCTTAGCAATTGTGGGCAAGGTTGTGAATGGAAATCTTGCCTCTGAATTTCCGAGAAAAGAAGGGGTTGAAGACGCTGACAGAATTTATTCTAGTTTTAGATGTATGACCATTAGTCTTTGGGGACTCTTGGTCCAAATGAAAGAGAACTACCAGAGAAATCTAAAATTGTATGAAGAACTTTTTCAATCGGTAGGTTCTTTCGAAAGAGTTTCTCAAAAGCAGGCCCATGCTGTGCAAGAAACTGCAGCAGCTTCTCACGAGCTTTCTAAAACGATTGATGAGATCGTATTAACTATAAGCGAACAGACCAGAAGTTTATCCAATGTAAACGATAGTATCGGTTCTATCGACGTGTCCTTGGGAGAAACTTCCAAATCGATGCAAAACTTGGAGTCTCAAGCTGGGAATGTGGCGAATAAAGCCGACCAAGCAAAACAGATCTTTAATGAAGCGATCCAATCCATGGAACAGATACGTTCTTATTCGAACGAGATCAATAAGATCGTAAGTATTATCACAAGCATCTCGGAAAGAACAAACATGCTCGCTTTAAATGCTTCCATTGAATCTGCGCGGGCTGGAGAAGCAGGGAAAGGGTTTTCGGTGGTTGCTGATGAAATCTCAAAACTAGCGGAACAAACCAAATCTAGTATCAAAGATATCACTCTTCTTGTAAAAAGTACATCCAACTCGGTGGAAGAAGGCGCTCTTAAAGTGGGACAGTCTGTAGACGTATTCGAAAATCTTCAGAACTATATTGAGGAAGTTCATAACTCTTCATCTAAGGTAAAAAGTCTTTTGCAGGAGCAATCCAAAAGATTGGGAGAAATACGCAGCAGTTCCGATCAGGTTTTGGTTTTAGGAAAAATGATGGCCGGAACTTCGGAGCAACAAAAACTTTCCGCCGGAGAAATTTCGGACTCTATGAGCGCAATTTCCAAATCGGCAGAAGATATTGCTTCTACCTCCGAGAATATTAGACATTCCGTAAAAGATACTCTGGAACATTCCCAAAAATTCGGCGGAATTTTGAGTCATTTTAAAACGGATTGAATTATAAAACCGGCTGATTTTTCATCCGGTTCTTATCCATTTCCCAGTAGGAATTCTCACAAAAAAGCCGATATCTATTTTAGAATGGAGAATCGTTTCCTACGTCTTGCGCTCTTACTCGCGATCATAGTGACTCTTCTTTCCTATTGGAATCATGGATGGGTTTCTTATCTAAAAGACTTCGTGGTTTTTATCCATGAAGCAGGACATGCGATTGCTACTTTGATCTCAGGCGGTTCAGTCCAGATGATTGAGCTGAACGGTGATGAAGCAGGACAGACTGTTGCATCTCCTACATCCGGCAAAAGTCCTTTTATATTCGTAGTCTCTGCCGGTTATTTGGGGTCTTGTTTGGCCGGAGGATTTTTGATCAACAGGGGATTCAAAGGAAGTCTGGTCCGTCCCACTTTGTTACTTTTGGGAGGAGCAGTTTTACTTCTTACTTTGAACTATACTTCTTCCGGGGGACTTGCTCAAAGAACCGGTTTGCTTTGGGGGATTTTTCTTTTGGTCTCATCTTTTCTTCCGTTCGGTTGGGATCGATTGATTACTGTGTTTTTAGGCACTAGTGTGAGTTTATATAGTCTGTATGATCTTTTGGATTTTACCGAGAATGTGCAGAATACCGATGCAGGCATCTTAGCATACTGGGCGACTGGAACTTCTCCAGGCGGGTCGGTTCCGAAATCGGTTTTATTCTTGGGATATTTGATTGCTCTGCTCTGGTCCTTTTTTAGCGTATCCATCATATTCTTTTCATTGAAGCGAGCGGTAGTTCCTCGTCCGGTTCCGGATGAGACTCCTGGATTTGATGAAGGGCCGGTAGTAGGTTTAGACAATCCTTTTCCTGGAGAAGTAACTCCGGAAGTATTGGAATGGTTCTTAAGTAGAGGTTTGGATTTGAACGGTAAACCTCTTCCTCCGGAATTTACGAATATAGAGA
This genomic interval carries:
- a CDS encoding methyl-accepting chemotaxis protein, with product MRKNLPVTGREIQFAESAVIISRTDPKGKITYVSKDFADVSGFSEEEMLGQPHNIVRHPDIPPSVYENLWDTVQSGQPWNAIVKNRAKNGDHYWVDATVTPVLENGVITGYMSVRKKTSRQQIENAEKLFARLNGESQLLRSFFSFINSLRAKFGYLGLVAFTFACIFVPSSYLGLKLFLTDPVASTLTFLAVVIGFSLCLRAIYNLKKKMSETLAIVGKVVNGNLASEFPRKEGVEDADRIYSSFRCMTISLWGLLVQMKENYQRNLKLYEELFQSVGSFERVSQKQAHAVQETAAASHELSKTIDEIVLTISEQTRSLSNVNDSIGSIDVSLGETSKSMQNLESQAGNVANKADQAKQIFNEAIQSMEQIRSYSNEINKIVSIITSISERTNMLALNASIESARAGEAGKGFSVVADEISKLAEQTKSSIKDITLLVKSTSNSVEEGALKVGQSVDVFENLQNYIEEVHNSSSKVKSLLQEQSKRLGEIRSSSDQVLVLGKMMAGTSEQQKLSAGEISDSMSAISKSAEDIASTSENIRHSVKDTLEHSQKFGGILSHFKTD
- a CDS encoding M50 family metallopeptidase encodes the protein MENRFLRLALLLAIIVTLLSYWNHGWVSYLKDFVVFIHEAGHAIATLISGGSVQMIELNGDEAGQTVASPTSGKSPFIFVVSAGYLGSCLAGGFLINRGFKGSLVRPTLLLLGGAVLLLTLNYTSSGGLAQRTGLLWGIFLLVSSFLPFGWDRLITVFLGTSVSLYSLYDLLDFTENVQNTDAGILAYWATGTSPGGSVPKSVLFLGYLIALLWSFFSVSIIFFSLKRAVVPRPVPDETPGFDEGPVVGLDNPFPGEVTPEVLEWFLSRGLDLNGKPLPPEFTNIERIDG